Proteins encoded together in one Vigna angularis cultivar LongXiaoDou No.4 chromosome 5, ASM1680809v1, whole genome shotgun sequence window:
- the LOC108340689 gene encoding aquaporin PIP2-7: protein MAKDVEVQEQGEYSAKDYHEPPPAPLFDPEELTQWSFYRALIAEFIATLLFLYVTVLTIIGYKRQTDTNVGGTECDGVGILGIAWAFGGMIFILVYCTAGISGGHINPAVTFGLFLGRKVSLIRALLYMVAQCAGAICGTGLAKGFQTAYYNRYGGGANSVADGYNKGTALGAEIIGTFVLVYTVFSATDPKRNARDSHVPVLAPLPIGFAVFMVHLATIPVTGTGINPARSFGAAVIYNDDKIWDDQWIFWVGPIVGAAVAAFYHQYILRAAAIKALGSFRSNA, encoded by the exons ATGGCTAAAGATGTTGAGGTTCAAGAGCAAGGAGAATACTCTGCAAAAGACTATCATGAACCTCCTCCGGCACCCTTGTTCGACCCCGAAGAGCTCACACAGTGGTCCTTCTATAGAGCCCTTATCGCTGAGTTCATTGCTACCCTTCTCTTCCTCTATGTCACTGTGCTAACCATAATTGGCTACAAAAGACAGACCGATACCAACGTTGGTGGCACCGAATGCGATGGGGTTGGCATTTTGGGCATCGCTTGGGCCTTTGGTGGCATGATTTTCATCCTTGTTTACTGCACTGCCGGTATTTCAG GAGGACACATAAACCCAGCAGTGACATTCGGGCTGTTCCTAGGACGCAAGGTGTCGTTGATAAGGGCGTTGTTGTACATGGTAGCACAGTGTGCTGGTGCTATCTGTGGCACGGGACTGGCGAAGGGGTTCCAAACGGCGTACTACAACAGGTATGGAGGTGGTGCTAACTCTGTTGCTGATGGCTACAACAAGGGCACTGCTTTGGGTGCTGAGATTATCGGTACCTTCGTTCTTGTCTACACTGTCTTCTCTGCCACTGACCCTAAGAGGAACGCTAGGGACTCCCATGTTCCT GTACTAGCACCACTCCCTATTGGCTTTGCTGTGTTCATGGTTCACTTGGCTACAATCCCAGTTACTGGGACTGGCATTAACCCAGCAAGGAGTTTTGGAGCAGCTGTAATCTACAATGACGACAAAATCTGGGATGATCAG TGGATTTTCTGGGTTGGACCAATTGTTGGAGCAGCAGTGGCTGCATTTTACCATCAATACATTCTTAGAGCAGCAGCTATCAAGGCTCTTGGATCATTCAGGAGCAatgcttaa